Proteins encoded in a region of the Triticum dicoccoides isolate Atlit2015 ecotype Zavitan chromosome 3A, WEW_v2.0, whole genome shotgun sequence genome:
- the LOC119270621 gene encoding homeotic protein female sterile-like produces MAAYYNGGRTMPYSNTDECFDGGRTMYSNTTDDCYDAGKHGHGHGHGHGHGGANMYANTTDVECFQDSGRHGYGGGGRTMYSNTVDEECFDSGRHGHGHGHGYGHNDGRAMSYSTTEECFGGGEQGQGYYKKEVKQHKNRERVGEVGALAAGAFALYEGYEVKKDPAHARKHQIEAGVAGAAALGAGGYAYHEHREQKQAAYGGQQEYRMPVHNGYCN; encoded by the exons ATGGCGGCGTACTACAACGGCGGCAGGACCATGCCCTACTCCAACACCGACGAGTGCTTCGACGGTGGCAGGACCATGTACTCCAACACCACCGACGACTGCTACGACGCTGGCAAGCACGGCCACGGGCACGGGCACGGCCATGGCCATGGCGGGGCAAACATGTACGCTAACACCACTGACGTGGAGTGTTTCCAGGACTCCGGCAGGCACGGCTACGGTGGTGGCGGCAGGACCATGTACTCCAACACCGTCGACGAGGAGTGCTTCGACTCCGGCAGGCACGGGCATGGTCACGGCCACGGCTACGGGCACAACGACGGTAGGGCCATGTCCTACTCCACCACCGAGGAGTGCTTCGGCGGTGGTGAGCAGGGGCAGGGGTACTACAAGAAAGAGGTGAAGCAGCACAAGAACAGGGAGCGCGTAGGCGAGGTCGGCGCCCTCGCCGCCGGTGCCTTCGCCCTG TATGAGGGGTACGAGGTGAAGAAGGACCCGGCACACGCGAGGAAGCACCAGATCGAGGCCGGCGTGGCAGGCGCGGCGGCGCTCGGCGCCGGCGGCTACGCGTACCACGAGCACCGCGAGCAGAAGCAGGCCGCCTACGGCGGGCAGCAGGAGTACAGGATGCCCGTCCACAACGGCTACTGCAACTAA